One Streptomyces sp. L2 genomic window carries:
- a CDS encoding 5'-nucleotidase C-terminal domain-containing protein: MPVSNPMNRREFVKKSAATGAAVAAASAVGTGTAEAAVEPAHHGHGHHHRTWSFSILGTTDLHSHVFDWDYYTDAPYKDAQGNSVGVARVATLVKQQREAKGEDRVLLVDAGDIIQGTSLAYYYARVDPITGTGGAGGHKGPMHPMAVAMNHMRYDAAALGNHEFNYGIELLRKFESQCRFPLLGANALDAKTLRPAFAPYTVKRIRVPGAPDIKVGILGLTNPGIALWDKDNVGGKMVFPGLVEQAKKYVPRLRALGCDVVFLTDHSGLDGSSSYGDELPYIENASNLVAEQVPGIDAILVGHTHVEVSSYTVKNEETGKEVVLSEPYCYGMRLTVFDFDLEFERGQWKVTKVAAQTLNPNGVEEDPEVVRLLDADHELVVKYVNTPVGTCTEDLSAADSCWKDVPVMDFIQEVQMKEVAKGLSAADAALPLISVAAPFSRTADIPAGDVTIRDIAGLYVYDNTLYGKKLTGAQLKDYLEYAAKYYHQVPSGTKVDTATLTNANSFWDYMYDVASGVDYEIDIAQPEGSRIKNLSYQGAPVAADQVFVVAVNNYRANGGSGYPHIASAEIAYSSADEIRQLMIDYVTEKKSLNPADFAAVNWKLTQDGTPVF; encoded by the coding sequence ATGCCCGTCAGCAACCCGATGAACCGCCGGGAGTTCGTGAAGAAGTCCGCCGCCACGGGCGCCGCCGTCGCCGCGGCGAGCGCGGTCGGCACCGGTACGGCCGAGGCGGCGGTCGAGCCCGCTCACCACGGCCACGGACACCACCACCGCACCTGGTCGTTCTCCATCCTGGGCACCACCGACCTGCACAGCCACGTCTTCGACTGGGACTACTACACCGACGCCCCCTACAAGGACGCCCAGGGCAACTCGGTCGGCGTCGCCCGGGTCGCGACCCTCGTGAAGCAGCAGCGGGAGGCCAAGGGCGAGGACCGGGTGCTGCTCGTCGACGCCGGCGACATCATCCAGGGGACGTCACTCGCGTACTACTACGCGCGCGTGGACCCCATCACCGGTACGGGCGGGGCGGGCGGTCACAAGGGGCCCATGCACCCGATGGCCGTCGCCATGAACCACATGCGCTACGACGCCGCCGCCCTCGGCAACCACGAGTTCAACTACGGCATCGAGCTGCTGCGCAAGTTCGAGAGCCAGTGCCGCTTCCCGCTGCTGGGCGCCAACGCCCTGGACGCCAAGACGCTGCGGCCCGCGTTCGCGCCGTACACCGTGAAGCGGATCCGGGTCCCCGGCGCGCCGGACATCAAGGTCGGCATCCTCGGGCTCACCAACCCCGGTATCGCGCTGTGGGACAAGGACAACGTGGGCGGGAAGATGGTGTTCCCGGGGCTGGTGGAGCAGGCGAAGAAGTACGTGCCCCGGCTGCGCGCGCTCGGCTGCGACGTCGTCTTCCTCACCGACCACTCGGGCCTGGACGGGTCCTCGTCCTACGGCGACGAACTGCCGTACATCGAGAACGCGTCCAACCTGGTCGCCGAGCAGGTGCCCGGCATCGACGCGATCCTCGTCGGCCACACCCACGTGGAGGTCTCCTCCTACACGGTGAAGAACGAGGAGACCGGCAAGGAGGTCGTCCTCTCCGAGCCGTACTGCTACGGCATGCGCCTCACCGTCTTCGACTTCGACCTCGAATTCGAACGCGGGCAGTGGAAGGTGACGAAGGTGGCCGCGCAGACCCTCAACCCCAACGGGGTGGAGGAGGACCCGGAGGTCGTACGACTCCTCGACGCCGACCACGAGCTGGTCGTGAAGTACGTCAACACCCCGGTCGGCACCTGCACGGAGGACCTCTCGGCGGCCGACTCCTGCTGGAAGGACGTCCCCGTCATGGACTTCATCCAGGAGGTCCAGATGAAGGAGGTCGCCAAGGGGCTGTCGGCGGCGGACGCGGCGCTCCCGCTGATCTCCGTCGCCGCCCCCTTCAGCCGCACCGCCGACATCCCCGCCGGTGACGTCACCATCCGCGACATCGCCGGGCTCTACGTCTACGACAACACGCTGTACGGCAAGAAGCTGACGGGCGCCCAGCTCAAGGACTACCTGGAGTACGCGGCGAAGTACTACCACCAGGTCCCGTCCGGCACGAAGGTCGACACCGCGACCCTCACCAACGCCAACAGCTTCTGGGACTACATGTACGACGTGGCCTCCGGCGTCGACTACGAGATCGACATCGCCCAGCCCGAGGGCTCCCGCATCAAGAACCTCAGCTACCAGGGCGCCCCCGTCGCCGCCGACCAGGTCTTCGTGGTCGCCGTCAACAACTACCGGGCCAACGGCGGCTCCGGCTACCCGCACATCGCCTCGGCCGAGATCGCCTACAGCTCCGCCGACGAGATCCGCCAGCTGATGATCGACTACGTCACCGAGAAGAAGAGCCTGAACCCGGCGGACTTCGCGGCCGTCAACTGGAAGCTGACCCAGGACGGCACGCCGGTGTTCTGA
- a CDS encoding VOC family protein: protein MEMTVQLTIDCSDPRRMVTFWTEALDYVPEPPPGEHATWRDYWTSIGVPEAELPPGAGDLPESIVDPTGRGPRVWFQQVPEPKTAKNRWHFDLKVGGGRDVPLDIRTERVRSKVARLVASGATILQIKDDPDTGFYATALQDPEGNEFDVV from the coding sequence ATGGAGATGACAGTGCAGCTGACGATCGACTGCTCCGACCCGCGCCGCATGGTGACCTTCTGGACCGAGGCCCTGGACTACGTACCCGAACCCCCACCGGGCGAGCACGCCACCTGGCGTGACTACTGGACGTCCATCGGGGTCCCCGAGGCAGAACTGCCGCCCGGCGCCGGGGATCTCCCGGAGTCGATCGTCGACCCCACCGGCCGTGGACCGAGGGTCTGGTTCCAGCAGGTCCCGGAGCCGAAGACGGCCAAGAACCGCTGGCACTTCGACCTGAAGGTCGGCGGCGGCCGCGACGTCCCACTCGACATCCGCACGGAACGCGTCCGGTCCAAGGTGGCACGCCTCGTCGCTTCCGGCGCCACCATCCTCCAGATCAAGGACGACCCGGACACCGGTTTCTACGCCACCGCCCTACAGGACCCCGAGGGCAACGAGTTCGACGTGGTCTGA
- a CDS encoding helix-turn-helix transcriptional regulator, whose translation MSTDFQQAREALGLRLRELRLSAPGGRLTGTRLAQRLGWSHSKIYKLENGRQTATSEDLRAWAGGVGRPDVFDELNARLKAFESRIRSWRRQLAAGHRPVQDTWNLEVGRSRAIHAWEESVVPGLLQTADYARHIFLRYADLQGSARDTDAAVRARMRRQEWLYQPGRKFHVLVWEAALYALICPPSVLAGQLDRLAGVIGLDAVELGVVPLTAPLKVPAANGFWILDDRLVITEDWHAELWLDDADCVTTYLRVWNTLRDSAVYGSDAQSVIAAARGKMRPP comes from the coding sequence GTGAGTACCGACTTCCAGCAGGCCAGGGAGGCTCTCGGGCTGCGCCTGAGGGAACTCCGGCTGTCGGCCCCGGGAGGACGGCTCACCGGCACGCGGCTCGCTCAGCGACTCGGTTGGTCACACTCCAAGATCTACAAGCTGGAGAACGGCCGGCAGACCGCCACCAGCGAAGACCTGAGGGCCTGGGCCGGAGGTGTCGGCAGGCCGGACGTCTTCGACGAACTGAACGCCCGGCTCAAGGCCTTCGAGTCCCGCATCCGTTCGTGGCGCCGACAACTCGCCGCGGGGCATCGGCCCGTGCAGGACACGTGGAACCTCGAAGTCGGGCGGTCCCGGGCCATCCATGCCTGGGAGGAGTCCGTCGTACCCGGCCTGCTGCAGACAGCCGACTACGCACGGCACATCTTCCTGCGGTACGCAGACCTCCAGGGTTCGGCCCGCGACACAGACGCTGCGGTCCGCGCCCGCATGCGGCGCCAGGAGTGGTTGTACCAACCGGGGCGGAAGTTCCACGTCCTCGTGTGGGAGGCGGCCCTGTACGCACTGATCTGTCCGCCGTCAGTCCTCGCCGGCCAACTGGACCGACTCGCGGGTGTCATCGGACTGGATGCCGTGGAGCTGGGCGTCGTCCCGCTCACCGCCCCGCTCAAGGTCCCGGCTGCCAATGGCTTCTGGATCCTGGACGACCGGCTCGTGATCACCGAGGACTGGCATGCGGAACTGTGGCTGGACGACGCCGACTGCGTGACCACCTACCTGCGTGTCTGGAACACACTCCGCGATTCCGCCGTGTACGGCTCTGACGCGCAGAGCGTCATCGCTGCGGCGCGAGGGAAGATGCGGCCCCCCTGA
- a CDS encoding DUF6879 family protein, producing the protein MARRLRFNGTDSKNGGCPAVHEDLDSGEIIVQGTPLTNPEDIARLQHFGPGDAAVVVPRELLVNHGPKEVTRVPKLIDPEEFGQLFETFEHSAWHLETRRGYASDREDPGFAEFLATGMAPCDLDSEWCTTIRRQTDGGKYVGRARLVDNPPTEGQLFLLSYARCNAATGEDVRNLWREDAERLRLPCEDFWIFDSRLVAVLRFDDEDAFHDVEIITEPAEVLRYCQVRDAAVHGSVPYDEFAARLGADQ; encoded by the coding sequence GTGGCACGACGACTGCGCTTCAACGGCACCGACAGCAAGAACGGTGGCTGCCCCGCCGTTCACGAGGATCTCGACTCCGGTGAGATCATCGTCCAGGGAACACCGCTCACCAACCCCGAGGACATCGCCCGGCTCCAGCACTTCGGCCCAGGAGACGCTGCGGTGGTCGTGCCCCGCGAACTCCTCGTCAATCACGGGCCCAAGGAGGTCACCCGAGTGCCCAAGCTGATCGATCCGGAGGAGTTCGGGCAGCTCTTCGAGACGTTCGAGCATTCGGCATGGCACCTGGAGACGCGGCGGGGTTACGCATCGGACCGGGAGGATCCTGGGTTTGCGGAGTTCCTCGCCACCGGCATGGCGCCGTGCGATCTCGACAGCGAGTGGTGCACGACCATCCGTCGGCAGACGGACGGCGGTAAGTACGTGGGGCGGGCACGCCTCGTCGACAACCCGCCGACCGAAGGACAGTTGTTCCTGCTCAGCTATGCGAGGTGCAACGCGGCCACGGGCGAAGACGTGCGGAACCTGTGGCGTGAGGACGCGGAGCGGCTCCGGCTGCCCTGCGAAGACTTCTGGATCTTCGACAGTCGGCTGGTCGCCGTACTTCGCTTCGACGACGAGGACGCCTTCCATGACGTCGAGATCATCACGGAGCCGGCCGAGGTCCTGCGCTATTGCCAGGTCCGCGACGCGGCGGTGCACGGGTCCGTCCCGTACGACGAGTTCGCGGCGCGCCTCGGAGCCGACCAGTAG
- a CDS encoding class I SAM-dependent methyltransferase, with translation MPARHDISAESELWDTYAASAFKDDAEPGFCWTQYTGHGPGPELLGNPRSVLEIGCGTGRALAHLAQNGVAARGVDLSPVMVAKTTRRWAGTGAEFVCSEALTYLSEHEDTYDAVYSVFGAAWFTDPSRLFPLVRQRLGPGGVFVFSQPPAIPGAYGPQGMYKGGFAGKAMFTYRYSYRPAVWERLLTLAGFATADARVLDAPHPGHIGTLLVRAVVL, from the coding sequence GTGCCCGCACGACACGACATCTCCGCCGAGAGTGAGCTGTGGGACACCTACGCCGCTTCTGCCTTCAAGGACGACGCCGAGCCCGGGTTCTGCTGGACCCAGTACACCGGTCACGGCCCCGGTCCGGAACTGCTCGGCAACCCGCGGTCCGTCCTGGAGATCGGCTGCGGAACGGGCCGCGCCCTCGCCCACCTCGCTCAGAACGGTGTCGCCGCCCGGGGAGTCGACCTGTCCCCCGTCATGGTCGCGAAGACGACCAGGAGGTGGGCGGGGACGGGCGCGGAGTTCGTATGCTCAGAGGCTTTGACGTACCTGAGCGAGCACGAGGACACGTACGACGCCGTCTATTCCGTCTTCGGAGCCGCCTGGTTCACCGACCCGAGCCGTCTCTTCCCCCTCGTGCGACAGCGGCTCGGGCCGGGTGGTGTCTTCGTCTTCTCGCAGCCACCGGCCATCCCCGGCGCGTACGGCCCTCAGGGCATGTACAAGGGGGGCTTCGCGGGGAAGGCGATGTTCACCTACCGCTACAGCTACCGTCCGGCGGTGTGGGAGCGCCTGCTCACACTAGCCGGCTTCGCCACGGCCGACGCCCGCGTACTCGACGCCCCGCACCCCGGGCACATCGGAACGCTCCTCGTCCGCGCGGTCGTGCTCTGA
- a CDS encoding pyridoxamine 5'-phosphate oxidase family protein: protein MTAVDSHPSGPRSAEQRKLEALERLARDNDVWVATADATGEPCLVPLAFWWDGEAVWLSTRDTNPTGRNLCSSGRVRLSFGHSRDVVLIHGTARMLTREDLPTEVGDAFAAKDGWDPREDHPSYVFFRVTPHVLQAWGTVPEMAGRTLMRDGKWLV from the coding sequence ATGACGGCAGTTGACTCTCATCCCAGCGGGCCCCGTAGCGCTGAGCAGCGGAAGCTCGAAGCGCTTGAAAGGCTCGCTCGGGACAACGACGTATGGGTCGCCACGGCCGACGCCACCGGCGAGCCGTGCCTCGTTCCGCTGGCCTTCTGGTGGGACGGCGAGGCGGTGTGGCTGTCCACCCGCGACACCAACCCGACTGGTCGCAACCTGTGCTCCTCGGGCCGGGTCCGGCTCAGCTTCGGCCATAGCCGGGACGTGGTTCTGATCCACGGCACCGCGCGCATGCTGACCCGCGAGGACCTTCCCACCGAGGTCGGCGATGCCTTCGCAGCCAAGGACGGCTGGGACCCTCGCGAGGACCACCCCTCGTATGTCTTCTTCCGGGTCACCCCGCACGTGCTGCAGGCGTGGGGAACGGTTCCCGAGATGGCTGGACGGACCCTGATGCGAGACGGGAAGTGGCTGGTCTGA
- a CDS encoding DUF397 domain-containing protein, which translates to MDIPWRKSSYSEQSGNCLELAVLDGQVLVRESDDPAVVVTTTRAKLAAFLAGAKAGEFDDLL; encoded by the coding sequence TTGGACATCCCGTGGCGCAAGTCGTCGTACTCCGAACAGTCGGGCAACTGCCTGGAACTCGCGGTGCTGGACGGCCAGGTGCTGGTGAGGGAGAGCGACGACCCCGCGGTCGTCGTCACCACCACGCGCGCCAAGCTCGCGGCCTTCCTCGCCGGGGCGAAGGCGGGCGAATTCGACGACCTGCTCTGA
- a CDS encoding helix-turn-helix transcriptional regulator → MPVRKLPTARQRRLGAELRRMREQVGLSLTEAAALHRVDKTAISNTESARFGVSADRVRVWSGNYCCPDRAYVDALADMARERAGSHWWDEFRDSVASYLLDLAELEHHAASLRHVQITHLPGLLQHEDYARAVFGEAEPPLSAEALDRQIAFRVRRQVLLDRADPPDCSFLLHEAALRMLFGDRAVVRRQLERLLEQSERDAVTLRVIPFSAGGFPSAGSSTLYAGGPVRQLDTVQIDVPNGITFLDSETHLTNYRAVLDRMEQRSLEPGPSRDFIRTVLHEL, encoded by the coding sequence ATGCCCGTCCGAAAGCTGCCCACCGCCCGGCAGCGGCGGCTCGGCGCGGAACTGCGCCGCATGCGCGAGCAGGTCGGACTCTCCCTCACCGAGGCGGCCGCGCTGCACCGCGTGGACAAGACCGCGATCAGCAACACCGAGTCGGCCAGGTTCGGGGTGAGCGCCGACCGCGTTCGCGTGTGGTCCGGCAACTACTGCTGTCCCGACCGGGCCTACGTCGACGCGCTCGCGGACATGGCCAGGGAGCGGGCGGGATCCCACTGGTGGGACGAGTTCCGCGACTCCGTCGCCTCGTACCTGCTCGACCTGGCGGAGCTGGAACACCACGCCGCGAGCCTGCGGCACGTGCAGATCACGCACCTGCCCGGCCTGCTGCAACACGAGGACTACGCACGCGCGGTGTTCGGGGAGGCCGAACCTCCGCTGTCCGCCGAGGCGCTGGACCGCCAGATCGCCTTCCGCGTGCGGCGCCAGGTGCTGCTGGACCGGGCGGATCCGCCGGACTGCTCCTTCCTCCTCCACGAGGCCGCGCTGCGGATGCTGTTCGGCGACCGTGCGGTCGTACGGCGACAGTTGGAGCGCCTGCTGGAGCAGTCGGAGCGGGACGCGGTCACACTCCGGGTGATCCCCTTCTCCGCGGGCGGCTTCCCCAGCGCGGGCAGTTCGACGCTGTACGCCGGCGGTCCCGTGCGCCAACTCGACACGGTCCAGATCGACGTGCCGAACGGCATCACGTTCCTGGACTCGGAGACGCATCTGACCAACTACCGCGCTGTACTGGACCGCATGGAGCAGCGATCCCTGGAGCCGGGGCCCTCGCGCGACTTCATCCGCACGGTGCTGCATGAACTCTGA
- a CDS encoding adenylosuccinate synthase — protein MPALVLLGAQWGDEGKGKATDLLGGSVDYVVRYQGGNNAGHTVVVGDQKYALHLLPSGILSPGCTPVIGNGVVVDPSVLLSELSGLNERGVDTSKLLISGNAHVITPYNVTVDKVTERFLGKRKIGTTGRGIGPTYADKINRVGIRVQDLYDESILTQKVEAALDVKNQILTKLYNRRAIAVDQVVEELLGYADKLRPYVADTVLVLNQALEDDKVVLFEGGQGTLLDIDHGTYPFVTSSNPTAGGACTGAGVGPTKISRVIGILKAYTTRVGAGPFPTELFDEDGEALRRIGGERGVTTGRDRRCGWFDAVIARYATRVNGLTDFFLTKLDVLTGWEQIPVCVAYEIDGKRVEELPYSQTDFHHAKPVYENLPGWSEDITKAKTFADLPKNAQAYVKALEDMSGAPISAIGVGPGRDETIEINSFL, from the coding sequence GTGCCCGCACTTGTGCTGCTCGGTGCTCAGTGGGGTGACGAAGGCAAGGGGAAGGCGACCGACCTGCTCGGTGGCTCGGTGGACTATGTAGTGCGATACCAGGGCGGCAACAACGCCGGCCACACGGTCGTCGTGGGCGACCAGAAGTACGCACTCCACCTCCTCCCTTCCGGAATCCTCTCCCCCGGCTGTACGCCGGTCATCGGTAACGGTGTCGTCGTCGACCCGTCGGTCCTGCTCTCCGAGCTGAGCGGTCTGAACGAGCGAGGCGTTGACACGTCCAAGCTCCTGATCAGCGGCAACGCGCACGTCATCACGCCGTACAACGTGACGGTCGACAAGGTGACGGAACGCTTCCTCGGCAAGCGCAAGATCGGCACGACCGGCCGCGGCATCGGACCGACCTACGCGGACAAGATCAACCGCGTCGGCATCCGGGTCCAGGACCTCTACGACGAGTCGATCCTGACCCAGAAGGTCGAGGCGGCCCTCGACGTCAAGAACCAGATCCTCACCAAGCTGTACAACCGGCGCGCGATCGCCGTGGACCAGGTGGTCGAGGAGCTGCTGGGCTACGCGGACAAGCTGCGCCCGTACGTCGCCGACACCGTCCTGGTCCTGAACCAGGCGCTGGAGGACGACAAGGTCGTGCTGTTCGAGGGCGGCCAGGGCACGCTCCTGGACATCGACCACGGCACGTACCCCTTCGTCACCTCCTCCAACCCCACCGCGGGCGGCGCCTGCACCGGGGCGGGCGTCGGCCCGACGAAGATCAGCCGCGTGATCGGCATCCTGAAGGCGTACACGACCCGCGTCGGCGCCGGCCCGTTCCCGACGGAGCTCTTCGACGAGGACGGGGAGGCGCTGCGCCGCATCGGCGGTGAGCGGGGCGTCACGACCGGCCGCGACCGCCGCTGCGGCTGGTTCGACGCGGTCATCGCCCGCTACGCGACCCGCGTCAACGGCCTGACCGACTTCTTCCTCACCAAGCTGGACGTCCTGACCGGCTGGGAGCAGATCCCGGTCTGCGTGGCGTACGAGATCGACGGCAAGCGCGTCGAGGAACTCCCGTACTCCCAGACCGACTTCCACCACGCCAAGCCGGTCTACGAGAACCTGCCCGGTTGGTCGGAGGACATCACGAAGGCCAAGACCTTCGCGGACCTGCCGAAGAACGCGCAGGCGTACGTGAAGGCGCTGGAGGACATGTCCGGTGCGCCGATCTCCGCGATCGGCGTGGGGCCGGGCCGGGACGAGACGATCGAGATCAACTCGTTCCTCTAG
- a CDS encoding diacylglycerol kinase, producing the protein MATFATSDQLLVIIDPASRERDGESVRIAKDVLSAGATTKVCLPEGPEEFARALGRRGSRRPVVVGDDRALVRAVTLLHRRRELTGCGLAVVPVGGAALAESLGVPAGAVAAARAVLEGRERRLDLLVDESDGVVLGGLGIPPAPVRQPVPHQMEAQPSGRPWLRTTYRSLVRTLAARPSPVVPAPGPSRLRVQVDGETVVDLDEPVEAVSVTPGACGVARVEVRPLSVGAAATPLLVSGTTVTVTGADFRYRADAHVSGPVRRRTWRVVEGAWGLTLPAITG; encoded by the coding sequence GTGGCGACTTTCGCGACGTCCGATCAGCTGCTGGTGATCATCGATCCGGCGTCCCGGGAGCGGGACGGGGAGTCCGTCCGCATCGCGAAAGACGTGCTCAGCGCGGGTGCGACGACGAAGGTCTGCCTGCCGGAGGGCCCGGAGGAATTCGCCCGGGCGCTCGGCCGGCGGGGATCCCGGCGCCCGGTCGTGGTCGGCGACGACCGGGCGCTGGTCCGTGCGGTGACCCTGCTGCACCGGCGGCGGGAGCTGACCGGCTGCGGGCTCGCGGTGGTGCCGGTGGGCGGCGCGGCGCTGGCCGAGTCCCTGGGGGTGCCCGCGGGCGCGGTGGCGGCGGCGCGGGCCGTGCTGGAGGGGCGGGAGCGGCGCCTGGACCTGCTGGTCGACGAGAGCGACGGGGTGGTGCTGGGCGGGCTCGGCATCCCGCCCGCCCCGGTGCGGCAGCCGGTCCCGCACCAGATGGAGGCCCAGCCTTCCGGCCGGCCCTGGCTGCGGACGACGTACCGCTCGCTGGTCCGCACTCTGGCGGCCCGGCCCAGCCCGGTCGTCCCGGCGCCGGGGCCGTCCCGGCTGCGGGTGCAGGTCGACGGCGAGACGGTGGTCGACCTGGACGAGCCGGTGGAGGCGGTGTCGGTGACGCCGGGCGCGTGCGGGGTGGCGCGGGTGGAGGTCCGGCCGCTGTCCGTGGGCGCGGCGGCGACCCCGCTGCTGGTCTCGGGTACGACGGTGACGGTGACCGGCGCGGACTTCCGCTACCGCGCGGACGCGCACGTCTCCGGACCGGTACGGCGGCGGACCTGGCGGGTGGTGGAGGGCGCGTGGGGGCTGACGCTGCCGGCGATCACCGGCTGA
- a CDS encoding MarR family transcriptional regulator produces MTEAVEDGGDREGRDPEVVSQFVEGFAAQLVEAGMQRMPARVFAALLASDSGSLTSAELGELLKVSPAAVSGAVRYLAQQHMVAREREPGSRRERYRVHSNQWYEALTNREAVLKRWETALRDGVTSLGADTPAGRRMTETLAFFEFIDTEIAAMMERWRVHREQTFGK; encoded by the coding sequence ATGACGGAAGCGGTGGAAGACGGGGGAGACCGGGAAGGCCGGGACCCCGAGGTGGTCTCGCAGTTCGTGGAGGGCTTCGCCGCGCAGCTCGTCGAGGCTGGGATGCAGCGGATGCCGGCCCGCGTCTTCGCGGCCCTGCTCGCCTCCGACTCCGGCTCGCTGACCTCGGCCGAGCTGGGCGAACTGCTCAAGGTGAGCCCGGCCGCCGTGTCCGGGGCGGTGCGCTACCTCGCCCAGCAGCACATGGTCGCCCGCGAGCGCGAACCCGGCTCACGGCGCGAGCGCTACCGGGTGCACAGCAACCAGTGGTACGAGGCCCTCACCAACCGCGAGGCCGTCCTCAAGCGCTGGGAGACGGCCCTGCGCGACGGCGTCACGAGCCTCGGCGCGGACACCCCGGCGGGCCGCCGCATGACCGAGACCCTGGCCTTCTTCGAGTTCATCGACACCGAGATCGCGGCCATGATGGAACGCTGGCGCGTACACCGGGAACAGACCTTCGGGAAGTGA
- a CDS encoding ABC transporter ATP-binding protein, whose translation MTKAITVAGLHKSFGRTHALDGLDLTVETGEVHGFLGPNGAGKSTTIRVLLGLLRADSGAAQVLGRDPWRDAVEAHRRIAYVPGDVTLWRNLTGGEVIDLYGRLRGGLDARRRAGLIERFELDPAKKGRTYSKGNRQKVALVAAFASDVDLLILDEPTSGLDPLMEEVFQSCVKEERDRGRTMLLSSHILSEVEQLCDRVSIVRKGRTVESGSLAELRHLTRTSVTAELAGPPNGLAHLPGVHDVDVRGNRVRLQVDTDRLDGLLRALGETGVRSLTSTPPTLEELFLRHYEEASGSEAAEVAR comes from the coding sequence ATGACGAAGGCCATCACGGTCGCCGGACTCCACAAGTCCTTCGGCCGTACCCACGCCCTGGACGGTCTCGACCTCACCGTCGAGACCGGCGAAGTGCACGGCTTCCTCGGCCCGAACGGCGCCGGCAAGTCCACGACCATCCGGGTCCTGCTCGGCCTGCTGCGCGCCGACTCCGGCGCCGCGCAGGTCCTCGGCCGCGACCCCTGGCGCGACGCGGTCGAGGCACACCGCCGGATCGCGTACGTCCCCGGCGACGTCACCCTGTGGCGCAACCTCACCGGCGGCGAGGTGATCGACCTGTACGGCAGGCTGCGCGGCGGACTGGACGCCCGCCGGCGGGCCGGGCTGATCGAGCGGTTCGAGCTGGACCCGGCCAAGAAGGGCCGGACCTACTCCAAGGGCAACCGGCAGAAGGTCGCCCTCGTCGCCGCCTTCGCCTCGGACGTGGACCTGCTGATCCTCGACGAGCCGACCTCGGGCCTCGACCCGCTGATGGAGGAGGTCTTCCAGAGCTGCGTGAAGGAGGAACGCGACCGGGGCCGTACGATGCTGCTCTCCTCCCACATCCTCAGCGAGGTCGAGCAGCTGTGCGACCGGGTGAGCATCGTCCGCAAGGGCCGCACCGTGGAGAGCGGCTCGCTCGCCGAGCTGCGCCACCTCACCCGGACCAGCGTGACCGCCGAACTCGCCGGTCCGCCGAACGGGCTCGCCCACCTGCCCGGCGTGCACGACGTCGACGTCCGGGGCAACCGGGTCCGGCTCCAGGTCGACACCGACCGGCTCGACGGCCTCCTGCGCGCCCTCGGCGAGACCGGCGTCCGCTCCCTGACCTCGACCCCGCCGACGCTGGAGGAGCTGTTCCTGCGGCACTACGAGGAGGCGTCCGGCTCCGAGGCCGCCGAGGTGGCCCGGTGA